A window of the Salinirubellus salinus genome harbors these coding sequences:
- a CDS encoding DEAD/DEAH box helicase, protein MQDDHDTDHSQTDLTTNPKNKSEDGDVEIETDILQLTGEELKSTYPNNRYFGQVHENFEIPAREEQTVPAGDVLPSKIARSLEFDPWSHQADALQALDRGDNVCVATSTSSGKTLVYGLHIASQYLENPETRSLIVYPTKALSRDQEKELNDFLRNTLSLDISVGVYDGDTKSEEKSRIREECNVVITNFVGLNQYLESHHLWADFHSNCSLVVIDEAHMWTGLGGMHVAWILRRAQRIIDYYGGDPQYVLTTATIGNPAEHALALTGEPAAVVDEDGSPRGVRHLVFWDPPMSGDDGLTDDIESPALSKRPATVEAPEVWAHMCQSNVQSLLFCDSRKLTELSVNRAKRFISDRENRYQARPDLASYHAGHGKQSRRGTEYQLKEGHLDGVSTTSALEVGINIGGVDGTVLMGYPGSRQSFWQRIGRSGRGTRDALSVFVPSHSTLDQYILQHPEYVLEEDHESAVVDLDNNPVYLQQLNCAAQELPLTRDDAEDFGGEERLERAVEYGRRKGDLEGSLDSGVMYAHRDRPQDAISLYSSGGNTFDVRLAGDGSIDHQPIGRDRAYRDYHEGATVLHQGEQYQVVELREDIPQPYISLEKANVSYYTQSQGQVNIYDTVVEDSREVGPFTLNWGYGTVSVHYSTYLKREIGSGDVLEIGNETGVPPLEMRTQLCWAETPNDIERAMLNKHSEYHNPECINLPPRLHGYLGGIHAVEHAMIAVAPLELKVDGGDIGGLATNRLPGNPEKSGWFIYDGIEGGLGFSRSIYEHFENVAQRAHDLIVDCSCGRDEGCPACTMDDRCGNDNRPLYSPAATDILEHLLGDQEENDLNEHLPETDSDVTLVDEQRPPASIS, encoded by the coding sequence ATGCAAGACGATCACGACACAGACCACAGCCAGACAGACCTCACGACCAACCCGAAGAACAAGAGCGAAGACGGTGATGTCGAGATTGAGACGGACATCCTCCAACTCACCGGCGAGGAGCTCAAGAGTACCTATCCAAATAACCGCTACTTCGGCCAAGTTCACGAGAACTTCGAGATTCCCGCTCGTGAGGAACAGACTGTTCCAGCAGGGGACGTGCTTCCGTCCAAGATAGCTCGAAGCCTTGAATTCGACCCGTGGAGCCACCAAGCAGATGCTCTCCAGGCGCTCGACCGCGGAGACAACGTGTGCGTGGCGACTAGTACATCCTCGGGGAAAACGCTGGTCTATGGGCTTCATATCGCTAGTCAGTACCTTGAGAATCCGGAGACACGGTCACTTATCGTATATCCGACGAAGGCTCTCAGTCGCGACCAAGAGAAAGAACTCAACGACTTCCTTCGAAACACGCTTTCACTGGATATCAGTGTCGGCGTCTACGATGGTGACACGAAGAGCGAGGAAAAGTCTCGCATCCGCGAGGAGTGTAACGTCGTAATCACGAACTTCGTTGGCCTGAACCAGTATCTGGAGAGTCACCACCTGTGGGCAGACTTCCATTCGAACTGCTCGCTAGTCGTTATTGACGAAGCTCATATGTGGACCGGCCTCGGCGGAATGCACGTCGCGTGGATACTCCGACGCGCCCAACGAATCATCGACTACTACGGCGGCGATCCGCAGTACGTCCTCACGACGGCGACTATCGGCAACCCCGCAGAACACGCTCTCGCACTCACGGGTGAGCCCGCAGCGGTTGTTGACGAGGATGGATCACCGAGAGGTGTCCGTCACCTCGTCTTTTGGGACCCGCCGATGAGTGGTGACGACGGTCTGACTGACGACATCGAGTCCCCGGCGCTGTCGAAGCGACCGGCGACAGTCGAGGCTCCGGAAGTATGGGCTCATATGTGCCAAAGCAACGTCCAGTCGCTCTTGTTCTGTGATTCGCGGAAGCTCACCGAACTGTCTGTCAACCGTGCGAAGCGGTTCATCAGTGACCGAGAGAATCGATATCAAGCTAGGCCGGACCTCGCGTCGTACCACGCCGGACACGGAAAACAGTCGCGTCGGGGGACGGAGTATCAACTCAAAGAAGGTCACCTCGACGGCGTCTCGACAACAAGCGCCTTGGAGGTCGGTATCAATATTGGCGGCGTCGATGGGACCGTCCTTATGGGATATCCGGGGTCGCGGCAGTCGTTCTGGCAACGAATCGGTAGATCGGGCAGAGGAACGCGAGATGCGCTTTCTGTGTTCGTCCCGAGCCACTCCACGCTCGACCAGTACATTCTCCAGCACCCAGAGTACGTCCTCGAAGAGGACCACGAGAGCGCCGTCGTCGACCTCGACAACAACCCCGTGTACCTCCAGCAACTCAACTGCGCCGCGCAGGAACTCCCCCTCACACGCGATGACGCGGAGGATTTCGGAGGTGAGGAACGACTGGAACGTGCCGTCGAGTACGGCCGACGTAAGGGCGACCTCGAAGGATCACTCGACAGCGGCGTGATGTACGCCCATCGCGACCGCCCGCAGGACGCGATCAGCCTGTACTCCTCCGGCGGAAACACCTTCGACGTCCGATTAGCTGGCGATGGATCGATTGATCACCAACCGATCGGCCGTGACCGGGCCTACAGAGACTACCACGAAGGTGCAACTGTTCTCCACCAGGGCGAGCAGTACCAGGTCGTCGAACTCCGAGAGGACATCCCACAGCCGTACATCTCGCTCGAAAAAGCCAATGTGAGCTATTACACTCAGTCTCAAGGCCAGGTCAACATCTACGACACGGTCGTCGAGGATTCGCGCGAGGTCGGGCCGTTCACGCTCAACTGGGGGTATGGAACGGTATCTGTCCACTATAGCACGTACCTCAAGCGAGAAATTGGAAGTGGAGATGTACTAGAAATTGGTAATGAAACCGGTGTCCCGCCTCTAGAGATGCGAACTCAGCTGTGTTGGGCTGAAACTCCCAACGATATTGAACGCGCGATGCTGAACAAACACTCTGAGTACCACAACCCGGAGTGTATTAATCTCCCACCTAGGCTTCATGGGTACCTCGGTGGCATCCACGCCGTCGAGCACGCTATGATCGCCGTCGCACCACTTGAGCTGAAAGTTGATGGCGGCGATATCGGGGGTTTAGCGACGAATCGGCTCCCGGGCAATCCAGAAAAGAGTGGCTGGTTCATCTACGACGGAATCGAAGGTGGTCTCGGGTTCTCGAGATCGATTTACGAACACTTTGAAAACGTCGCCCAGCGTGCGCACGATCTTATCGTCGACTGCTCATGTGGCCGCGACGAAGGATGCCCGGCCTGCACGATGGACGACCGCTGCGGGAACGATAACCGCCCGCTGTACTCTCCTGCAGCTACAGACATCCTCGAACATCTGCTCGGGGATCAGGAAGAGAACGATCTCAACGAACATCTACCGGAGACGGATAGCGACGTGACTCTCGTCGACGAACAGCGGCCACCTGCCTCAATCTCGTGA
- a CDS encoding DUF2516 family protein: MDQEPAYREMQRFRQRWLWILLGGIALLMLVLGPISWLGLVIIGVVAAFLYSLRLETEVRADGIYLKMWPIHRSYRRISWSEIARYESGTYRPLRDFGGWGIRWAPGKIAYNVRGDQGVWLERANGHSVLVGSQHVEEFVTAIDEVYKN, encoded by the coding sequence ATGGATCAAGAGCCGGCGTATCGTGAGATGCAACGATTTCGCCAGCGGTGGCTCTGGATACTTCTCGGGGGTATTGCGTTGCTCATGCTCGTGTTAGGGCCCATCTCGTGGCTCGGACTCGTCATCATCGGAGTCGTCGCAGCGTTCCTCTACAGTCTCCGTCTCGAGACGGAAGTCAGAGCTGACGGCATCTATCTCAAGATGTGGCCAATACACCGGTCGTACCGTCGGATCTCGTGGTCGGAAATCGCACGATACGAGTCAGGAACGTACAGACCCCTTCGCGATTTTGGTGGCTGGGGGATTCGCTGGGCACCGGGGAAGATTGCCTACAACGTTCGTGGGGATCAAGGCGTCTGGCTTGAGCGGGCCAACGGGCACTCGGTTCTCGTCGGGTCACAACACGTCGAGGAGTTCGTCACCGCGATCGACGAGGTCTACAAAAACTGA
- a CDS encoding tyrosine-type recombinase/integrase, protein MTPPNTRDTAPQDTTPESRGDAVAVLDVLEDYLTDKGKGRDGESGQYRRHADREVNRFVEFLAGDRSTSSVTFEELTVESLREYARYLSRQGWTEGTVRNYYAHVSGFCGWAAREGYLSGNPAQRRRAKEPLPEDTGRKSGEQQAWTAEQREQLLSYVDEQAHKAIDDVASDRQAAIKACRDRALVYVLCFTGVRGAEILADDGDDRRGRDGLRWADVALEDNSIQVLGKSGKWDDRPLPEPAVPSIERVRSVLAPSSEDWPVFPTLDYPTLIQTFTQAMTSRGYDIGEVETLRREQVNDGEASVIELLADYDIAPPALTTHGARTVLKRLTDEAGIELDDKHGYLAPHGARRGVGEVLVRAYGHAEAARYLDNSEEIVREHYSHIEAGELAHRAEAAFAKHREKQRRPAKGGDEEHTEDSGVDTESETG, encoded by the coding sequence ATGACACCGCCGAACACCCGGGATACAGCCCCACAAGACACCACTCCAGAGTCACGGGGGGACGCGGTGGCCGTCCTCGACGTCCTCGAGGACTACCTCACTGACAAAGGGAAAGGACGAGATGGCGAGAGCGGACAGTATCGACGACACGCCGACCGCGAAGTGAACCGTTTCGTCGAGTTCCTCGCCGGCGACCGATCGACGTCGTCGGTGACCTTCGAGGAGCTGACCGTCGAATCCCTCCGGGAGTACGCTCGCTACCTCTCTCGACAGGGCTGGACTGAGGGCACAGTCCGGAACTACTACGCCCACGTCTCCGGGTTCTGTGGGTGGGCGGCACGCGAAGGCTATCTGTCTGGGAATCCCGCCCAGCGCCGTCGTGCGAAAGAGCCACTGCCCGAAGATACCGGGCGAAAGAGCGGGGAACAGCAGGCGTGGACGGCCGAGCAGCGCGAGCAACTCCTCTCGTACGTCGACGAACAAGCGCACAAGGCAATCGACGACGTCGCGAGCGACCGTCAGGCCGCGATCAAAGCGTGTCGCGACCGGGCTCTCGTCTACGTCCTCTGCTTTACGGGAGTCCGAGGCGCGGAGATACTGGCCGACGACGGCGATGATCGACGCGGTCGGGATGGTCTGCGTTGGGCAGATGTCGCCCTCGAGGACAACAGTATCCAGGTCCTTGGAAAGAGCGGGAAGTGGGACGACAGACCACTTCCTGAGCCAGCAGTGCCCTCGATTGAGCGCGTTCGGAGTGTGCTCGCTCCCTCGAGTGAGGACTGGCCGGTGTTTCCGACGCTCGATTACCCGACGCTCATACAGACGTTCACTCAGGCGATGACTAGTCGGGGATACGATATCGGAGAGGTCGAAACCCTCCGCCGAGAGCAGGTGAATGACGGTGAGGCATCCGTTATCGAACTCCTCGCGGACTATGATATCGCACCACCGGCGTTGACGACCCACGGCGCTCGGACCGTTCTGAAGCGTCTCACGGACGAGGCGGGCATCGAATTGGACGACAAGCACGGTTATCTCGCGCCGCATGGAGCCCGACGCGGTGTCGGCGAGGTCCTCGTCAGGGCGTATGGCCACGCTGAGGCGGCTCGCTACCTCGACAATTCCGAGGAAATCGTTCGCGAACACTACTCACATATCGAGGCCGGAGAGCTGGCCCACCGCGCTGAAGCTGCCTTCGCCAAACACCGTGAGAAGCAACGACGCCCAGCTAAGGGGGGAGATGAGGAACACACAGAGGACAGTGGGGTGGATACAGAGTCGGAGACGGGGTAG
- a CDS encoding bifunctional RecB family nuclease/DEAD/DEAH box helicase, which produces MSSYDPDNSTPPRIDSQSTGQPSRAEQHRRIITPARIGEYIGFEQCPRYFKHTVQDIKSSLHHDGDEFKEAFQPLNILLTKAGEEFEERVRDEILSSEDALTDLSRDAEHFAPDDDAIIEALKSACDSPAAPTEPTILYQASFVNRIGGWQVAGDADLILIWSTDHGAKARVIDVKSAQEEKSYHQIQAATYVDLLRRLVESSGMLESDRIECSGGIITRESAYKPPSPEVVPSFDVDPRITDVRRLLASDGDLASIAEEPFEDVPYQLNDKCANCAYNESCLTDAYEDGHLRLLGLSPAQQATLREDYGIETVDELANLAKPPEPEDWYPTEYSGVSWEKETYHQLKSTPGIGEQLPTLLYRAKAMADYLDPDGGEIIDRPVPWVPGTGRCPIPEDEPPEGTNISHDWLHGSMVRVYLNVQVDHLRDRLLQLSARVSATASEAESQRISVVSEGAPDATQEAHSVERNLLETFITRLYKAIRKVGGEIEFSGVEQTDPPLHFYLYTGMERTALDDAFDRHTTPVVNSFQSVVEGPPGHDRPMVSRLRPTVATHTAVPTPSPGLLPAYDHLFPVRDDVYRKSKSSEEWSYTPAGADEDGPIHLRSVFSYRLFDYRVTGDARSSSGIALNPRERDFIDGIPTRVRYGAEIPLGYLWSAVGRIDDEWVEEVKSRYDAPEQELNRFRYHDVNTKTREIDTGDILALGRHFCDVLEHVERSLNSRDAVLNKEPYSMDRLPTDAYSAPSLATACRRYLWIEHTAQRKEEYDHYRKLPTQRMLSGKSIPVTINNVEEKNSRTLHVEGVIRFDQPFRLNEEEIRRACRQKGSDGSSSGSWMVANPYDFGRLGTETIQPYEIESGVQVTLDTLDLDSRSISFDAHNFYGVSDEFGRSHDKWTTEERYDTPDSTSTHLESGEQVILDPQTDDITAGRAKTALDYADTNELHRVLEQIRFGDKVSPKASSISQSGIDEFVNWLSDSFGPDSLPSDEQRAFITEAESQIVGLQGPPGTGKTAGAFAPGLCARMYAAATDDAYFAGLVTAPSNTAIDELLEDVAETLAAASGDSSETPSKISTNLENAHLIRIADDAPEDAPDNVTYIDYNDSDDDHQLEQLRTWITAGGSTSSETGSGGQATLGSFGASIEDSGDTDNPVQTLVFATPARAWRLVSKLCPGSEDEDTADQEYWDVIAADEASMLTLPNFLLAGSALAPGGQVLVGGDHRQLPPVQKHDWPEEARRDIRATVPYLSALDYVRLLRGEDDVLEQERQDEWVHEHNATPDSTDIPFYRLSRTYRFGTVTADLAHQTVYRADGIDYQSGRESAPSAVVDGDLPAPVSAVLSDAAVTLVTYNSDEDYQQWNPIEASLASRLVKARNMNSSAGVVTPHNAQRSRVTALLETEFSEGEDPSGVTVETVNRFQGGEQDLMVVSATVSDSQYISKESDFLLSENRVNVSLTRHREKLVIIAPESLLGYIPADPSLYDETLIWKEIARGSGEAPTDFTKPPVWEGDLSEILDGELPASIGDDPVVRVFNYEPAEHPVQSGNSNS; this is translated from the coding sequence ATGTCCAGCTACGACCCCGACAACTCCACGCCGCCACGAATCGACAGCCAAAGTACGGGTCAGCCGTCAAGAGCCGAACAACATCGTCGGATCATCACCCCTGCCCGAATTGGGGAGTATATCGGGTTTGAGCAGTGCCCACGATATTTCAAGCATACTGTTCAAGACATCAAATCCTCTCTCCATCATGATGGTGACGAGTTCAAAGAGGCCTTCCAACCGCTGAATATACTGCTAACAAAGGCTGGAGAGGAGTTTGAAGAGCGGGTTCGCGATGAGATATTGTCTTCAGAGGATGCTTTGACTGACTTATCTAGAGATGCTGAGCACTTTGCCCCAGATGATGATGCAATCATCGAAGCTCTCAAATCTGCTTGCGATAGCCCTGCGGCACCAACCGAACCAACGATATTGTACCAAGCCAGCTTCGTTAACCGTATCGGAGGATGGCAAGTAGCTGGTGATGCCGACCTCATTCTCATCTGGTCAACTGACCACGGGGCAAAAGCCCGAGTTATTGACGTTAAGAGCGCACAGGAAGAGAAATCGTATCATCAAATCCAGGCGGCCACCTATGTTGATCTACTAAGACGTTTAGTTGAGAGTTCTGGCATGCTTGAGAGCGATCGAATCGAATGTAGTGGAGGAATTATCACCCGCGAATCCGCGTATAAACCACCTTCCCCAGAAGTTGTCCCGAGTTTTGATGTAGATCCTCGAATCACTGACGTCAGACGGTTATTGGCCTCGGATGGAGACCTTGCCTCCATCGCAGAAGAACCATTTGAGGATGTACCTTACCAGCTGAATGATAAGTGTGCCAATTGTGCGTACAACGAGAGCTGTCTGACCGACGCTTATGAAGACGGTCACCTTAGACTGCTGGGGTTATCGCCTGCACAGCAGGCTACCCTCCGGGAAGATTACGGGATCGAGACGGTCGACGAACTCGCCAATCTTGCTAAACCCCCGGAGCCAGAGGATTGGTATCCGACGGAGTACAGCGGTGTTTCCTGGGAAAAGGAGACCTATCACCAATTGAAGAGTACGCCTGGAATCGGGGAGCAATTACCCACACTACTGTATCGGGCGAAGGCGATGGCGGATTATCTGGACCCTGACGGAGGCGAGATAATTGACCGCCCCGTTCCATGGGTTCCGGGTACGGGGCGCTGCCCAATACCTGAGGACGAACCTCCAGAGGGTACGAATATCTCCCACGACTGGCTTCACGGATCGATGGTTCGGGTCTACCTGAACGTTCAGGTGGATCACCTCCGGGACCGTTTGCTTCAATTGAGCGCACGAGTCTCTGCGACAGCTAGTGAGGCGGAGTCTCAGCGTATCTCTGTTGTCTCAGAGGGTGCCCCGGATGCGACACAGGAAGCCCACTCTGTTGAACGGAATCTGCTTGAGACTTTCATAACCCGTCTTTACAAGGCGATTAGGAAGGTCGGGGGAGAGATTGAGTTCTCAGGAGTTGAACAGACTGACCCTCCTCTTCACTTTTACCTCTATACTGGAATGGAACGGACCGCGTTAGATGACGCATTCGACCGCCATACAACCCCCGTCGTCAATTCGTTTCAGTCCGTAGTTGAAGGACCCCCCGGCCACGACCGGCCGATGGTGTCGCGCCTTCGTCCTACCGTAGCAACTCATACTGCAGTTCCGACTCCCTCTCCTGGGCTCCTCCCTGCGTACGACCATCTGTTCCCTGTTCGGGATGATGTTTACCGAAAGTCGAAAAGCAGCGAGGAATGGTCATACACACCGGCGGGCGCAGATGAAGACGGCCCCATACACCTGCGATCTGTATTCAGTTATCGGCTATTTGATTATCGAGTAACCGGTGACGCGCGATCGAGTTCAGGAATCGCACTCAATCCACGGGAGCGTGACTTCATCGACGGTATCCCCACCAGGGTTCGGTACGGGGCAGAGATTCCGCTCGGATACCTCTGGTCTGCTGTAGGCCGTATCGATGATGAATGGGTGGAGGAAGTAAAATCTCGATATGACGCTCCCGAGCAAGAACTGAATCGGTTCCGGTATCACGATGTTAATACCAAGACGAGGGAAATCGATACGGGGGATATCCTAGCTCTTGGGCGACACTTCTGCGATGTGCTTGAACACGTTGAGCGCTCTCTGAACAGCCGAGATGCCGTGCTCAATAAGGAACCGTATTCGATGGACCGATTACCCACAGATGCATATTCTGCTCCGTCCCTTGCGACAGCTTGCAGACGGTATTTGTGGATTGAGCATACGGCCCAGCGGAAAGAGGAATACGACCACTACCGGAAGCTCCCGACTCAGCGAATGCTCTCTGGGAAGTCGATTCCTGTTACGATCAACAATGTAGAGGAGAAAAACAGCCGCACTCTCCACGTTGAGGGAGTGATTCGGTTTGACCAGCCCTTCCGCCTGAACGAGGAAGAAATCCGCCGAGCTTGTCGTCAAAAGGGGAGCGATGGGTCATCCAGTGGGTCATGGATGGTTGCAAACCCCTATGACTTCGGTCGACTAGGGACCGAGACAATACAGCCATACGAGATTGAGTCTGGTGTCCAAGTCACTCTCGACACTCTGGATTTGGATAGCAGATCTATCTCTTTCGACGCACACAACTTCTATGGTGTTTCCGACGAGTTCGGACGAAGCCATGATAAATGGACTACTGAGGAACGTTATGACACTCCAGATAGCACCTCTACCCACCTTGAGAGTGGCGAGCAGGTCATCTTAGACCCTCAGACGGATGACATCACAGCTGGGCGGGCAAAGACGGCCTTAGACTATGCTGACACAAACGAACTCCACAGGGTGCTTGAACAAATTCGGTTCGGTGACAAGGTATCTCCGAAAGCCAGTAGCATTTCTCAATCTGGAATTGATGAGTTTGTGAATTGGCTTTCTGATTCCTTTGGCCCAGATTCACTTCCAAGCGATGAACAACGGGCGTTCATCACGGAAGCAGAATCACAAATTGTTGGCTTACAGGGCCCCCCCGGCACAGGAAAGACTGCCGGTGCGTTCGCACCAGGGCTGTGCGCTCGAATGTATGCTGCGGCAACCGATGACGCTTATTTCGCTGGGCTGGTCACGGCTCCTTCAAACACGGCGATTGATGAGTTGCTGGAGGATGTGGCAGAGACGCTCGCGGCAGCAAGCGGTGATTCTAGTGAAACGCCTTCTAAAATATCGACTAATCTGGAGAACGCTCACTTGATTCGCATCGCTGATGATGCACCTGAAGATGCCCCAGACAACGTCACCTACATAGACTACAATGACTCAGATGACGACCACCAGTTGGAGCAGCTTCGAACGTGGATCACGGCTGGGGGGAGCACCTCTAGCGAAACTGGTTCTGGAGGTCAGGCAACTTTGGGCAGCTTTGGAGCTTCCATTGAGGACAGTGGTGACACCGACAACCCCGTACAAACGCTTGTATTCGCTACACCGGCGCGTGCATGGCGTCTGGTGAGTAAGCTGTGTCCTGGTTCTGAGGATGAAGATACTGCCGATCAAGAGTATTGGGACGTGATCGCCGCTGATGAGGCATCCATGTTGACACTTCCTAACTTCCTCTTAGCGGGGAGTGCGCTTGCACCGGGAGGACAGGTGTTGGTCGGGGGTGATCATCGTCAACTCCCGCCTGTACAGAAACACGATTGGCCTGAAGAGGCCAGAAGAGATATTCGAGCAACTGTCCCATACCTCTCTGCTCTTGATTATGTCCGTCTCCTACGTGGCGAGGACGATGTATTAGAACAAGAGCGACAAGATGAGTGGGTACACGAACACAACGCCACACCAGATTCGACTGATATCCCGTTCTACCGATTATCCCGAACCTATCGGTTTGGGACAGTGACAGCCGATCTGGCCCACCAGACAGTATACCGTGCTGATGGTATAGACTACCAATCTGGACGTGAGTCAGCACCCAGTGCTGTCGTTGATGGTGATTTACCGGCTCCAGTGAGTGCTGTTTTATCGGATGCAGCGGTGACACTGGTCACGTACAATAGCGACGAGGATTACCAACAGTGGAATCCGATTGAGGCTTCACTGGCATCACGACTCGTCAAAGCTCGGAACATGAACTCTTCGGCCGGTGTTGTGACGCCCCACAACGCACAGCGAAGTAGGGTGACGGCACTTCTTGAAACTGAATTTTCTGAAGGTGAAGACCCATCGGGGGTTACAGTAGAGACAGTCAACCGTTTCCAAGGAGGGGAGCAGGATTTGATGGTGGTGAGTGCTACTGTTTCTGATTCTCAGTATATCTCTAAAGAGAGCGACTTTTTATTGAGTGAAAACCGGGTCAATGTCTCGTTGACTCGCCATCGGGAAAAGCTGGTCATCATCGCTCCTGAATCTCTCCTCGGGTACATCCCAGCTGATCCAAGCCTGTATGACGAGACGTTGATTTGGAAAGAAATCGCCCGAGGGAGTGGTGAAGCACCCACCGACTTTACGAAACCTCCTGTATGGGAGGGGGACCTCAGTGAGATACTCGATGGCGAACTCCCAGCCTCTATCGGTGATGATCCTGTTGTCAGAGTTTTCAACTATGAACCTGCAGAGCATCCGGTTCAGAGCGGAAACTCCAATTCATGA